A window of Longispora fulva contains these coding sequences:
- a CDS encoding DUF1800 domain-containing protein has protein sequence MSTRTEIARLLRRATFGPRATDVDAAERVGTAATLEALLHPPAVDPGASRTPAPVLNPGTEKKDKEAVRQVVAWWLDRMAAAEHSATEKLIFFWHGHWATSVKKVGPALMLRQHETLRANAWGDFRPMARAMVTDPALLYWLDGQQNTKKAPNENLARELMELFTLGVGNYTEDDIKAGARALTGWKIDKNSGDVSLLPNQHDPSPVTILGQTSAFTAQSYVDLLVDQPACGKHLADRVGQFYGATPSPGTDIRALLTSAWTHLADDHVKTPVDWFVGACRQLGVRPSSLKGNPLAALGQVPMAPPNVGGWATGAAWLTTSAAQARLQVAGMLAEAADLSALDGVSPGQRPEELARTLVVDAWSDRTRTALAGVSGNPRRLVTVALASPEYLIS, from the coding sequence ATGTCCACCAGGACCGAGATCGCACGACTGCTCCGGCGCGCCACCTTCGGGCCCCGCGCCACCGACGTCGACGCCGCCGAGCGGGTCGGCACCGCCGCCACGCTGGAGGCGCTGCTGCACCCGCCGGCCGTCGACCCCGGCGCCTCCAGGACCCCGGCGCCCGTGCTGAACCCGGGCACGGAGAAGAAGGACAAGGAAGCCGTCCGCCAGGTCGTCGCGTGGTGGCTGGACCGGATGGCCGCCGCCGAACACTCCGCCACCGAGAAGCTGATCTTCTTCTGGCATGGGCACTGGGCCACCAGCGTCAAGAAGGTCGGCCCGGCGCTGATGCTCCGCCAGCACGAGACCCTGCGGGCCAACGCCTGGGGCGACTTCCGCCCGATGGCCCGGGCCATGGTCACCGACCCCGCGCTGCTCTACTGGCTCGACGGCCAGCAGAACACGAAGAAGGCCCCGAACGAGAACCTGGCCCGCGAGCTGATGGAGCTGTTCACCCTCGGGGTGGGCAACTACACCGAGGACGACATCAAGGCCGGCGCGCGGGCCCTGACCGGGTGGAAGATCGACAAGAACTCCGGGGACGTGTCGTTGCTGCCCAACCAGCACGACCCGTCCCCGGTCACCATCCTCGGCCAGACCAGCGCCTTCACCGCGCAGTCCTATGTGGATCTACTGGTGGACCAGCCGGCCTGCGGCAAGCACCTGGCCGACCGGGTGGGCCAGTTCTACGGCGCGACCCCTTCGCCGGGTACCGACATCCGTGCGCTGCTGACCTCCGCGTGGACCCACCTCGCCGACGACCACGTGAAGACCCCGGTCGACTGGTTCGTCGGGGCGTGCCGGCAGCTCGGGGTGCGGCCCAGCTCGTTGAAGGGCAACCCGCTCGCGGCGCTCGGCCAGGTGCCGATGGCCCCGCCCAACGTGGGCGGCTGGGCGACCGGCGCCGCCTGGCTGACCACCTCGGCCGCGCAGGCCCGGCTCCAGGTCGCCGGCATGCTCGCCGAGGCGGCCGACCTGTCGGCGTTGGACGGCGTGTCCCCGGGCCAGCGGCCGGAGGAACTCGCCAGGACCCTGGTCGTGGACGCCTGGAGCGACCGGACCCGCACAGCCCTCGCCGGGGTCTCCGGCAACCCGCGCCGCCTGGTGACGGTGGCGCTGGCCAGCCCCGAATACCTGATCTCGTGA
- a CDS encoding DUF1501 domain-containing protein yields the protein MDTVTRRRFLIGSGVVAAGAIAAGGAALSLPELLSTASPTWRGGRTLVVITLYGGNDGLNTLVPYADDAYHAARPDLAYKPDQVIALDKELGLNPALKGFKKLWDAKKLAVVRGVGYPRPNRSHFSSMDIWQTGSPETPVRTGWLGRWLDVTKRAPVDAISLDPVLPPMLAGAGVAGGSVPLKGLKLPKDLPVAALAKAAPGESPLRSRAAASYADLLSVNALVSKVQGTEPEDPDALGVQLDLVARCVEANIPTKVYSVSLDGFDTHAVEHNVSERLLGELDTAVTAFLDRMAKIPAGEGVVVLVYSEFGRRVKGNASEGTDHGTAGVAFVAGTPVKGGFHGRQPSLTDLDNGDLRVSTDFRDVYATLLAGVLDTDPGKVLAGWSGRVPLL from the coding sequence ATGGACACTGTGACCCGGCGCCGGTTCCTGATCGGCAGCGGCGTCGTCGCCGCGGGGGCCATCGCCGCCGGTGGGGCCGCACTCAGCCTGCCCGAGCTGCTGTCCACGGCGAGCCCGACCTGGCGTGGCGGCCGCACCCTCGTCGTGATCACCCTGTACGGCGGCAACGACGGCCTCAACACCCTCGTCCCGTACGCCGACGACGCCTACCACGCGGCGCGCCCCGACCTGGCCTACAAGCCCGACCAGGTGATCGCGCTCGACAAGGAACTCGGCCTCAACCCGGCGCTCAAGGGCTTCAAGAAGCTGTGGGACGCCAAGAAGCTCGCGGTCGTACGCGGGGTCGGCTACCCGCGGCCCAACCGGAGCCACTTCAGCTCCATGGACATCTGGCAGACCGGCTCCCCGGAGACCCCGGTCCGCACCGGCTGGCTCGGCCGGTGGCTCGACGTGACGAAGCGGGCGCCGGTCGACGCGATCTCCCTGGATCCGGTGCTGCCGCCGATGTTGGCGGGGGCGGGGGTGGCGGGGGGATCCGTACCCCTCAAAGGGTTGAAACTGCCCAAGGACCTGCCGGTGGCGGCGCTCGCCAAGGCCGCCCCCGGCGAGTCGCCGCTGCGGTCGCGCGCCGCGGCCTCCTACGCCGACCTGCTGTCCGTGAACGCGCTGGTCTCGAAGGTGCAGGGCACCGAACCCGAGGACCCGGACGCGCTCGGCGTCCAACTGGACCTCGTCGCGCGCTGCGTCGAGGCCAACATCCCCACCAAGGTGTACTCCGTGAGCCTCGACGGCTTCGACACCCACGCCGTGGAGCACAACGTGTCCGAACGGCTCCTCGGGGAACTCGACACGGCGGTGACGGCGTTCCTGGACCGGATGGCGAAGATCCCGGCCGGGGAGGGGGTCGTCGTGCTGGTCTACTCCGAGTTCGGCCGCCGGGTGAAGGGCAACGCGTCGGAGGGCACCGACCACGGGACGGCCGGGGTGGCGTTCGTGGCCGGCACGCCCGTGAAGGGTGGCTTCCACGGCCGGCAGCCGAGCCTGACCGACCTCGACAACGGGGACCTGCGGGTGAGCACGGACTTCCGCGACGTGTACGCGACGCTCCTGGCGGGGGTGCTCGACACCGACCCGGGGAAGGTGCTGGCGGGCTGGTCGGGGCGGGTGCCCCTGCTGTGA
- a CDS encoding tautomerase family protein, whose protein sequence is MPQVKIYAHATHLATARTELSDTVHSCIVDGLSMPESKKFQRFIPLAAGDFVFPEPRTDRYTIIEVSMFEGRSVEAKKTLIRLLFERLGERCGLAPDDVEITLFETPASDWGIRGLPGDELTLNYPVNV, encoded by the coding sequence GTGCCGCAGGTCAAGATCTACGCGCACGCCACCCACCTGGCGACCGCCCGCACCGAGCTGTCCGACACTGTGCACTCGTGCATCGTCGACGGCCTGTCGATGCCCGAGTCGAAGAAGTTCCAGAGGTTCATCCCGCTGGCCGCCGGGGACTTCGTGTTCCCGGAGCCGCGGACGGACCGGTACACGATCATTGAGGTCTCGATGTTCGAAGGTCGGTCCGTCGAGGCGAAGAAGACGCTGATCCGGTTGCTGTTCGAGCGGCTCGGCGAGCGGTGTGGGCTGGCGCCGGACGACGTGGAGATCACGCTGTTCGAGACGCCGGCGAGTGACTGGGGGATCCGGGGGCTGCCGGGTGACGAGCTGACCCTGAACTACCCGGTCAACGTCTGA
- a CDS encoding DNA-3-methyladenine glycosylase I, whose product MTSLVVGDDGRARCHWAYSAPEYLEYHDTEWGQVIRGDEALYERLTLEAFQSGLSWITILRKRPAFRAAFVDFSMEKVAAFTSEDVERLMADPGIVRNRAKIEAAVNNARVALDLPEGLSALLWGFAVERPRPATGADVPAITPESTAMAKALKKAGFKFFGPTTAYALMQATGMTNDHLVGCELPG is encoded by the coding sequence ATGACTTCACTGGTTGTCGGTGACGACGGTCGGGCCCGGTGCCACTGGGCCTATTCGGCACCCGAATACCTGGAATACCACGACACCGAGTGGGGGCAGGTGATCCGGGGCGACGAGGCGCTCTACGAGCGGCTGACCCTGGAGGCCTTCCAGTCGGGCCTGTCCTGGATCACGATCCTGCGCAAACGCCCGGCCTTCCGGGCGGCGTTCGTCGACTTCTCGATGGAGAAGGTCGCGGCGTTCACCTCCGAGGACGTCGAGCGGCTGATGGCCGACCCCGGCATCGTCCGCAACCGGGCGAAGATCGAGGCTGCGGTCAACAACGCGCGGGTCGCCCTCGACCTGCCGGAGGGGCTCTCGGCGCTGCTGTGGGGCTTCGCCGTGGAGCGGCCCAGGCCGGCGACCGGGGCGGATGTCCCGGCGATCACGCCGGAGTCGACGGCGATGGCGAAGGCGCTGAAGAAGGCCGGGTTCAAGTTCTTCGGGCCGACGACGGCGTATGCGCTGATGCAGGCCACGGGGATGACGAACGACCACCTGGTCGGCTGCGAGCTCCCCGGCTGA
- a CDS encoding DivIVA domain-containing protein, whose protein sequence is MSQLLLLLVVALVAGGIVFGVAALMTGSDPGLADVDPDGHAVPLPGDRPLAEPDLSELRFDTGLRGYRPDQVDAAIERLSYDVGYKQELISVLESEVSALRAGRGADADALRDARQKSSVSSAASVATVPDADADALPEGSDAAEDPASTDSAAG, encoded by the coding sequence ATGAGCCAGCTTCTGCTCCTTCTCGTGGTGGCGCTCGTCGCCGGCGGCATCGTGTTCGGCGTCGCCGCCCTGATGACCGGCTCAGACCCGGGCCTCGCCGACGTGGACCCCGACGGCCACGCCGTGCCGCTGCCCGGCGACCGGCCGCTCGCCGAGCCGGACCTGTCGGAGCTGCGCTTCGACACCGGCCTGCGGGGGTACCGGCCGGACCAGGTCGACGCGGCCATCGAACGGCTCAGCTACGACGTCGGCTACAAGCAGGAGCTGATCAGCGTCCTGGAGTCCGAGGTGTCGGCGTTGCGGGCCGGGCGGGGTGCCGACGCCGACGCGCTGCGGGACGCGCGGCAGAAGTCGTCGGTGTCGTCGGCGGCCTCCGTCGCGACTGTGCCGGACGCGGATGCGGACGCCCTGCCGGAAGGTTCCGACGCCGCCGAGGACCCCGCGTCGACCGACTCCGCGGCCGGGTAG
- a CDS encoding TIGR00730 family Rossman fold protein has translation MAAICVFCASSTTLAPGFLNLATATGAALAEAGHVLVSGGGRVGMMGAVAAGARGAGGHTVGIIPRQLQDREVADLDADELVVTETMADRKTLLIERSDAFVVLPGGLGTLDELFEVWTVAGLGFHPKPIIVVNADGFYDGLLAWLDRAVADGMVRADAVKAVTVVGDLDAALALL, from the coding sequence GTGGCCGCGATCTGCGTGTTCTGCGCGTCCTCGACGACACTGGCGCCAGGGTTCCTGAACCTGGCGACCGCCACCGGGGCAGCGCTCGCCGAGGCCGGGCACGTCCTGGTCTCCGGCGGCGGCCGGGTCGGCATGATGGGCGCCGTCGCCGCCGGGGCCCGGGGCGCCGGCGGACACACCGTCGGGATCATCCCCCGCCAGCTCCAGGACCGTGAGGTCGCCGACCTCGACGCCGACGAACTGGTCGTCACCGAGACGATGGCCGACCGCAAGACCCTGCTGATCGAGCGGTCGGACGCGTTCGTGGTGCTGCCCGGCGGCCTGGGCACCCTCGACGAGCTCTTCGAGGTGTGGACCGTGGCCGGCCTGGGCTTCCACCCGAAACCGATCATCGTGGTCAACGCCGACGGCTTCTACGACGGGCTGCTCGCCTGGCTCGACCGGGCGGTCGCCGACGGCATGGTCCGGGCCGACGCGGTCAAGGCCGTCACGGTCGTCGGTGACCTGGACGCGGCGCTGGCACTGTTGTGA
- a CDS encoding TIGR00730 family Rossman fold protein codes for MTNSHKGPERHRGPVTLRREAANQLVTADQRLLDSRGRQDWRVGDAWRALRIQAEFVEGFDTLSELPSAVSVFGSARSKPDSPECVMAEELGAALAHAGYAVITGGGPGVMEAANKGCSEAGGLSVGLGIELPFEQGLNEWCDIGIDFRYFFARKVMFLKYAQAFVVLPGGLGTLDELFESLTLVQTHKVTEFPVVLMGVDYWTGLLDWMRATMLADGKVSPGDLDLIHLTDDVGDAVRHILAAGG; via the coding sequence ATGACAAACTCCCACAAGGGTCCCGAGCGACACCGGGGCCCGGTCACCCTGCGCCGCGAGGCCGCCAACCAGCTCGTCACCGCCGACCAGCGGCTGCTGGACTCCCGGGGCAGGCAGGACTGGCGGGTCGGCGACGCCTGGCGTGCGCTGCGGATCCAGGCCGAGTTCGTCGAGGGCTTCGACACCCTCTCCGAGCTGCCGTCGGCCGTCAGCGTGTTCGGCTCGGCGCGCAGCAAGCCCGACAGCCCCGAGTGCGTGATGGCCGAGGAGTTGGGCGCCGCCCTGGCCCACGCCGGATACGCGGTCATCACGGGCGGCGGCCCCGGCGTCATGGAGGCGGCCAACAAGGGCTGCTCGGAGGCCGGCGGGCTGTCCGTGGGCCTCGGCATCGAACTGCCCTTCGAGCAGGGCCTCAACGAGTGGTGCGACATCGGCATCGACTTCCGGTACTTCTTCGCCCGCAAGGTGATGTTCCTGAAGTACGCCCAGGCGTTCGTCGTCCTGCCCGGCGGTCTTGGCACCCTCGACGAGCTGTTCGAGTCCCTGACCCTGGTCCAGACGCACAAGGTCACCGAGTTCCCGGTCGTCCTGATGGGCGTCGACTACTGGACGGGCCTGCTGGACTGGATGCGCGCCACGATGCTCGCCGACGGCAAGGTCAGCCCCGGGGACCTCGACCTCATCCACCTGACCGACGACGTGGGCGACGCCGTCCGGCACATCCTCGCGGCCGGAGGCTGA
- the dapE gene encoding succinyl-diaminopimelate desuccinylase, which translates to MLTDDLLADPVALTRALVDIPSVSGDERDIADLVEAALKKPHLTVSRLGNTVMARTELGRGTRVVLAGHLDTVPHADNFPSRLDGDLMWGCGTSDMKSGTAIALHLAATLTEPIHDVTYFFYDCEEIEAERNGLNVIARERPEWLAADFAVLLEPTYGLVEAGCQGTMRVRVTTTGRRAHSARSWLGVNAIHGMGEVLRRLESYEPRTVVIDGCEYREGLNAVLISGGVAGNVVPDECVVTANFRFAPDRDERAALAHLHEVFDGFEVELADSAPGAMPGLTTPAVADFIAMVGQQPRAKLGWTDVARFATLGVPAVNFGPGDPNLAHKRDENVEIPKIIDGAALLRNWLGKEK; encoded by the coding sequence GTGCTGACCGATGACCTGCTCGCAGACCCGGTGGCGCTCACCCGCGCCCTCGTCGATATCCCGTCCGTGTCCGGCGATGAGAGAGATATTGCGGACCTGGTGGAGGCGGCGCTGAAGAAACCACACCTGACGGTCAGCAGACTGGGCAACACCGTGATGGCCCGCACGGAACTGGGCCGCGGCACCCGCGTCGTGCTGGCCGGGCACCTCGACACCGTCCCGCACGCCGACAACTTCCCGTCCCGGCTCGACGGCGACCTGATGTGGGGCTGTGGCACGTCCGACATGAAGTCCGGCACCGCGATCGCCCTGCACCTCGCCGCGACCCTGACCGAGCCGATCCACGACGTGACGTACTTCTTCTACGACTGCGAGGAGATCGAGGCCGAGCGCAACGGGCTCAACGTGATCGCCCGGGAGCGCCCAGAGTGGCTGGCCGCAGACTTCGCCGTGCTGCTGGAGCCGACGTACGGGCTGGTGGAGGCCGGTTGCCAGGGCACCATGCGGGTCCGGGTCACCACCACGGGGCGGCGTGCGCACTCGGCCAGGTCCTGGCTGGGCGTCAACGCGATCCACGGCATGGGCGAAGTGCTCCGCCGCCTGGAGTCCTACGAGCCGCGCACGGTCGTGATCGACGGCTGCGAGTACCGCGAGGGCCTCAACGCCGTCCTGATCTCCGGCGGCGTGGCCGGCAACGTGGTGCCGGACGAGTGCGTGGTCACGGCCAACTTCCGGTTCGCCCCCGACCGCGACGAGCGGGCCGCGCTGGCCCACCTGCACGAGGTGTTCGACGGGTTCGAGGTCGAGCTGGCGGACTCCGCCCCCGGCGCGATGCCGGGCCTGACCACGCCCGCCGTCGCCGACTTCATCGCGATGGTCGGGCAGCAACCCCGGGCCAAGCTCGGCTGGACCGATGTGGCCCGGTTCGCCACGCTGGGCGTGCCGGCCGTGAACTTCGGCCCGGGGGACCCGAACCTCGCGCACAAGCGTGACGAGAACGTCGAGATCCCGAAGATCATCGATGGTGCGGCCCTGCTGCGGAACTGGTTGGGTAAGGAAAAATGA
- the dapD gene encoding 2,3,4,5-tetrahydropyridine-2,6-dicarboxylate N-succinyltransferase, with product MSSEFLNETAWGVGLATVTAEGQVLEVWFPKLGFGTPEDVTLPESERALGMRRVRVTATASLAEPPKDTADAYLRLHLLSHRLIRPHQANLDGIFGILPNIAWTSAGPVLPERVDELRLTVGHLTVFSVDKFPRMVDYVVPSGVRIADADRVRLGAHLAVGTTVMHEGFVNFNAGTLGQSMVEGRIVMGVVVGDGSDIGAGASIMGTLSGGGKQVISIGERCLVGANGGIGISLGDDCVVEAGLYVTAGTKVTLPDGTVVKALELSGSSGVLYLRNSVTGAVEARPRTGGGITLNEALHAHN from the coding sequence GTGAGCAGCGAATTCCTGAATGAGACCGCGTGGGGCGTCGGCCTCGCCACCGTCACCGCCGAGGGCCAGGTCCTGGAGGTGTGGTTCCCGAAGCTCGGGTTCGGCACGCCCGAGGACGTCACCCTGCCCGAGAGCGAGCGGGCGCTGGGCATGCGCCGGGTCCGGGTGACCGCGACCGCGAGCCTGGCGGAGCCGCCGAAGGACACGGCGGACGCGTACCTGCGGCTGCACCTGCTCTCGCACCGGCTGATCAGGCCGCACCAGGCGAACCTGGACGGGATCTTCGGGATCCTGCCGAACATCGCGTGGACCTCGGCCGGCCCGGTGCTGCCGGAGCGGGTGGACGAGCTGCGGCTGACCGTGGGGCACCTGACCGTGTTCTCTGTCGACAAGTTCCCGCGGATGGTCGACTACGTCGTGCCGTCCGGGGTGCGGATCGCCGACGCGGACCGGGTGCGGCTGGGCGCGCACCTGGCTGTCGGTACCACGGTGATGCACGAGGGTTTCGTGAACTTCAACGCCGGCACCCTGGGCCAGTCGATGGTCGAGGGCCGGATCGTGATGGGCGTCGTGGTCGGCGACGGTTCCGACATCGGCGCCGGCGCGTCGATCATGGGCACCCTGTCGGGCGGCGGCAAGCAGGTCATCTCGATCGGTGAGCGCTGCCTGGTCGGCGCGAACGGCGGGATCGGCATCTCCCTCGGCGACGACTGCGTGGTGGAGGCCGGCCTCTATGTCACGGCCGGCACGAAGGTCACCCTGCCGGACGGCACGGTCGTGAAGGCGCTGGAGCTGTCCGGTTCCTCCGGCGTCCTCTACCTCCGCAACTCGGTCACCGGGGCGGTCGAGGCCCGGCCGCGCACCGGCGGCGGCATCACGCTGAACGAGGCGCTGCACGCGCACAACTGA
- a CDS encoding alpha/beta fold hydrolase, giving the protein MTVRYTTNDDVRIAYEVLGDPNTGVPLLLIMGLDFQMIWWPDAFCQQLVDAGFAVVRFDNRDAGLSTHLAKGDSYRGNDMVADTVAVLDAVGWKSANVFGASLGASIAQGLALLHPERVRSLVSCMGGPATAGVLKTLTQIRIGTVVKLARLPKPTTREEEIDNVVTVYRAMSSPGYPFPEAWAREAAGESYDRAPRDLGATQRQTVAGRRFKVPPLRTISQPTLVIHGADDPLVRPAAGRDTARQIPGATFVAYPGMGHSLPEALWPDIVERTRALAAQA; this is encoded by the coding sequence ATGACGGTGCGCTACACGACCAACGACGACGTCCGGATCGCCTACGAGGTGCTGGGCGACCCGAACACCGGAGTGCCGCTGTTGCTGATCATGGGGCTCGACTTCCAGATGATCTGGTGGCCCGACGCGTTCTGCCAGCAGCTCGTCGACGCCGGGTTCGCTGTCGTGCGCTTCGACAACCGCGACGCGGGCCTGTCCACCCACCTCGCCAAGGGCGACTCCTACCGCGGCAACGACATGGTCGCCGACACCGTGGCCGTCCTCGACGCCGTCGGCTGGAAGAGCGCCAACGTGTTCGGCGCGTCCCTCGGCGCGAGTATCGCCCAGGGGCTCGCGCTGCTGCACCCCGAGCGGGTCCGTTCGCTGGTCAGCTGCATGGGCGGGCCCGCCACCGCCGGCGTGTTGAAGACCCTGACCCAGATCCGGATCGGCACCGTCGTCAAGCTCGCCCGACTGCCGAAGCCGACCACCCGCGAGGAGGAGATCGACAACGTGGTCACCGTCTACCGGGCCATGTCGTCCCCCGGCTACCCGTTCCCCGAGGCGTGGGCCCGCGAGGCGGCGGGGGAGAGCTACGACCGGGCCCCGCGCGACCTCGGCGCGACCCAGCGCCAGACCGTGGCCGGCCGGCGGTTCAAGGTCCCGCCACTGAGGACGATCAGCCAGCCGACTCTCGTCATCCACGGCGCCGACGACCCGCTGGTCCGCCCCGCGGCCGGCCGGGACACGGCCCGCCAGATCCCCGGAGCCACGTTCGTCGCGTACCCGGGCATGGGACACAGCCTCCCCGAAGCGCTCTGGCCCGACATCGTCGAGCGCACCCGGGCCCTCGCGGCCCAGGCTTGA
- a CDS encoding TetR/AcrR family transcriptional regulator, with protein sequence MPKKVDHEERRRALAEAVFAVIGDRGVEAVSLRDVAREADVSMGAVQHYFASRKEMLLFALGHLGERVGRRLQTRMAQLPQPDSRRAAIHQLLCAAMPVDEPSRQEAVVNIAFFTYATVDAAYADRLREGYTRILSLVTQRLAEAQAAGELRPGVDVAIEGPSLFVLSQGFVGPLLIGVFTPAEAVARVDHALDRIFRADPAQSLSGRQDATAGP encoded by the coding sequence GTGCCGAAGAAGGTCGATCACGAGGAACGGCGACGGGCTCTCGCCGAGGCGGTCTTCGCGGTGATCGGCGACCGGGGCGTCGAGGCCGTCAGCCTGCGCGACGTCGCCCGGGAGGCCGACGTGTCGATGGGCGCGGTCCAGCACTACTTCGCCAGCCGTAAGGAGATGCTGCTCTTCGCGCTCGGACACCTCGGCGAACGGGTCGGACGTCGCCTACAGACCCGGATGGCCCAGCTGCCGCAGCCGGACAGCCGGCGCGCAGCGATCCATCAGCTGCTGTGCGCCGCGATGCCGGTCGACGAGCCCAGCAGGCAGGAGGCCGTCGTCAACATCGCCTTCTTCACGTACGCGACCGTCGACGCCGCGTACGCCGACCGGCTGCGCGAGGGCTACACCCGGATCCTGTCCCTGGTCACCCAGCGGCTGGCCGAGGCCCAGGCCGCCGGGGAACTGCGCCCCGGCGTGGACGTGGCGATCGAGGGGCCCTCGCTGTTCGTGCTCAGCCAGGGGTTCGTCGGCCCACTGCTGATCGGGGTGTTCACCCCGGCGGAGGCCGTGGCGCGGGTGGACCACGCCCTCGACCGGATCTTCCGCGCGGACCCGGCCCAGAGCCTGTCCGGCCGACAGGACGCCACCGCCGGGCCCTAG
- a CDS encoding TIGR00266 family protein, translating to MTELNVLPDAGQAGAFSYRIDYRPAFALATLVLGPEQSVKAEAGAMVSMSGNVELASKMEGGLWGAVKRGVGGRSAFVSTYTARGGPGELTLAPATPGDVVPLHVAGDTYNVAASCYLAAELSLGVETGWGGARSFFSSDSAFVLQVSGTGVLLVTAFGALHRRVLADGERYVVDTGHLVAWHAGMAYTINKATKSLFRSVTSGEGLVATFTGPGTLLMQTRNIEALAGVLRPFFPSGNSGSSD from the coding sequence ATGACCGAATTGAACGTGTTGCCGGATGCCGGCCAGGCCGGGGCGTTCAGCTACCGGATCGACTACCGGCCGGCGTTCGCGCTGGCCACTCTCGTACTCGGCCCCGAGCAGTCGGTGAAGGCCGAGGCCGGCGCGATGGTCAGCATGTCCGGCAACGTGGAGCTGGCGTCCAAGATGGAGGGCGGGCTGTGGGGAGCCGTCAAGCGCGGGGTCGGCGGGCGCAGCGCGTTCGTGTCGACGTACACGGCGCGCGGCGGGCCCGGCGAGCTCACCCTGGCGCCGGCCACCCCGGGGGATGTGGTGCCGCTGCACGTCGCTGGGGACACCTACAACGTGGCCGCGTCCTGCTACCTCGCCGCCGAGCTCTCGCTGGGCGTGGAGACCGGCTGGGGCGGGGCGAGGAGCTTCTTCAGCAGCGACAGCGCGTTCGTGCTCCAGGTCAGCGGGACCGGGGTGCTGCTGGTGACGGCGTTCGGGGCCCTGCACCGGCGGGTGCTCGCCGACGGGGAGCGCTACGTCGTGGACACGGGGCATCTGGTGGCGTGGCACGCGGGGATGGCGTACACGATCAACAAGGCCACGAAGAGCCTGTTCCGGTCGGTGACCTCGGGGGAGGGGCTGGTCGCGACGTTCACCGGGCCCGGGACGCTGCTGATGCAGACCCGCAACATCGAGGCTCTCGCCGGGGTGCTGCGGCCGTTCTTCCCGAGCGGGAACAGCGGGTCGAGCGACTAG
- the dapC gene encoding succinyldiaminopimelate transaminase: MTVSQGLPEFPWDVLIPYQEKARAHPGGLIDLSIGTPVDPVPDVVRQALADASDAHGYPVTTGSPTLRAALTDWVGRRCGAVDGFDVLPTIGSKELVAWLPTLLGLGASDTVMIPELAYPTYEIGVKLAGARLLRSDSLTSAGPERVSLVWLNSPSNPTGRVLPEAHLRKVVTWARERGAVVVSDECYLELGWETTPRSILSVCDGDYTGVLAVHSLSKRSNLAGYRAGFVAGDPAIVRELLAVRKHAGMIVPGPVQAAMVAALGDEAHVTAQRDLYAARRAVLKPALERAGFRIDHSEAGLYLWATRDEDCWSTLDWFAGHGILVAAGSTYGPTGDRHVRVALTGTDAQFAAVATRLS; the protein is encoded by the coding sequence CTGACCGTCTCGCAGGGTTTGCCCGAGTTTCCCTGGGACGTCTTGATTCCGTACCAGGAGAAAGCTCGGGCCCACCCGGGCGGGCTGATCGACCTGTCGATCGGCACGCCCGTCGACCCGGTGCCCGACGTGGTCCGTCAGGCCCTGGCTGACGCGTCCGACGCGCACGGGTATCCCGTGACGACCGGCTCGCCGACGCTGCGCGCCGCCCTCACCGACTGGGTGGGGCGGCGGTGCGGGGCCGTGGACGGCTTCGACGTGCTGCCCACGATCGGCTCCAAGGAGCTGGTCGCCTGGCTGCCGACCCTGCTCGGGCTCGGGGCCTCCGACACGGTGATGATCCCGGAGCTGGCGTACCCGACGTACGAGATCGGCGTGAAGCTCGCCGGGGCGCGGCTGCTGCGCTCCGACTCGCTGACCTCCGCGGGCCCCGAGCGGGTGTCGCTCGTCTGGCTGAACTCGCCGTCGAACCCGACCGGAAGGGTGCTGCCCGAGGCGCACCTGCGTAAGGTCGTCACCTGGGCCCGCGAGCGCGGAGCCGTGGTGGTCAGCGACGAGTGCTATCTCGAACTGGGCTGGGAGACCACGCCCCGGTCGATCCTGTCGGTCTGCGACGGCGACTACACGGGCGTGCTCGCCGTGCACTCGCTGTCCAAGCGCTCCAACCTCGCCGGCTATCGCGCCGGCTTCGTCGCCGGGGACCCGGCGATCGTCCGCGAGCTGCTCGCGGTCCGCAAACACGCCGGCATGATCGTGCCCGGCCCGGTGCAGGCCGCCATGGTCGCGGCCCTGGGCGACGAGGCGCACGTGACCGCCCAGCGCGACCTGTACGCCGCGCGCCGCGCCGTCCTCAAGCCGGCCCTGGAGCGCGCGGGCTTCCGGATCGACCACTCCGAGGCGGGGCTGTACCTCTGGGCCACCCGCGACGAGGACTGCTGGTCCACCCTGGACTGGTTCGCAGGCCACGGCATCCTGGTGGCCGCCGGCTCGACCTACGGCCCGACCGGCGACCGGCACGTCCGGGTCGCGCTGACCGGCACGGACGCCCAGTTCGCCGCGGTCGCCACCCGGCTGTCGTAA